Proteins encoded in a region of the Zea mays cultivar B73 chromosome 2, Zm-B73-REFERENCE-NAM-5.0, whole genome shotgun sequence genome:
- the LOC100383197 gene encoding uncharacterized protein isoform X1 has protein sequence MAEALLLACHLALSFSLLAASLSHLIVAAVSHRSPSSLHHHLIRLLRHPLIRLLPPLLALPFAFLPLASTPLLPLLLLPPLLPLLPLPFLPPHLPLLRPLLLTLPLLLLARAADLLAASFPDSDLQAHALAVARLLLLAAAAASLVSSLCASAPRGTTAAGAHFVAEAGLACAGAVGGLWAAQSGLNLYVDACVPTGCHRLLDTGSTAAPATRCDVDEARLRAVAVMDLALSVHCVIVTAIVAGVLLGVARWFGVDSSAGTGRRHNGSSYDALPTVASAGTMVEMEHLQGKGVVGKMVAQE, from the coding sequence ATGGCGGAGGCGCTGCTTCTCGCGTGCCACCTCGCCCTCTCTTTCTCCCTCCTCGCcgcctccctctcccacctcatCGTGGCCGCCGTCTCCCACCGCTCGCCCTCCTCCCTCCACCACCACCTCATCCGCCTGCTCCGCCACCCGCTCATCCGCCTCCTCCCGCCGCTCCTCGCGCTCCCCTTCGCCTTCCTCCCGCTCGCCTCCACGCCCCTACTGCCGCTTCTCCTCCTCCCTCCACTGCTCCCGCTCCTCCCGCTCCCCTTCCTCCCTCCCCACCTCCCGCTCCTCCGCCCGCTCCTCCTCACCCTGCCGCTCCTCCTGCTCGCCCGCGCGGCAGACCTCCTCGCCGCCTCGTTCCCTGACTCGGACCTCCAGGCGCACGCGCTCGCCGTCGCgcgcctcctcctcctcgccgCGGCGGCGGCCTCTCTCGTCTCGTCGCTCTGCGCCTCCGCGCCGAGGGGCACGACGGCGGCCGGCGCCCACTTCGTCGCCGAGGCGGGGCTCGCCTGCGCGGGCGCCGTGGGCGGGCTCTGGGCGGCGCAGAGCGGGCTCAATCTTTACGTCGACGCGTGCGTGCCCACGGGGTGCCACCGCCTCCTCGACACCGGCAGCACCGCAGCGCCCGCCACGCGGTGCGACGTCGACGAGGCTAGGCTCAGGGCCGTCGCTGTCATGGATCTCGCCCTGTCCGTGCACTGCGTCATCGTGACTGCCATCGTGGCGGGGGTGCTCCTCGGGGTGGCGAGGTGGTTTGGGGTTGACAGCAGCGCTGGTACGGGGAGGAGGCATAATGGATCCTCCTATGATGCATTGCCCACAGTGGCATCTGCTGGGACAATGGTGGAGATGGAGCATTTGCAGGGGAAGGGTGTTGTTGGCAAGATGGTGGCGCAGGAGTGA